GAACACAAGACAAacaaatttctttctttttatacatgtattagccATAAGGTTTGTTACAATTTGTACTATTTTGAGCTGAGaaacaaatatatcatatcaaacatgtatactaaacaaacttaaacattgaatacaattaacaaaattgaaagtaatcacacatttaaaattgaatatgcAGAAGTTGCGAACAGTATTAGATTTATTACAAAGTATAAAgaacatatatgttttgcttATATCATCTACGTCCTTGAAATATATGATCGAAGTGTACCAAATTATACACGATTTTTTTTGAGACACGCAATTTGATTGCATAGGCCTGATTTGAGTAGAACCAATCAAATGACCAGAATTTGGGTAATTAATTATTCATGCATGTACGGTATATGCGGCCTATGTCCCCAGGggttagtaagcgatagtgcgAATAACACCTGGGACCGAGTATGGAAGCTCATGGGATTCATCAAAAATTACATGCAATTTTGTGCGAGAACTCGAATGATTATGATGTATGCGCATGTAGAAATTGCCGATAGCCGCCCTATTCTTAGCATTATTCTTTTGCACTAATTACAGGAATTCTTGCGTtctgttatgaaaataaaatgtcatatcGTCGGTAATTATTATCACTAACTTTCTTTAAagataacattaaaatgttttgtcGTATATTGATACACAGGAAATGACGTACTAAAAAGTACGAAATTGATTCTAGACTGAATTACTTGCCTCAGTGCCAATTTTCTCCGCTAGGTTGCTCTCATACATAATAAGCGAAGCCTAGCGGATTGTTGAAATCTACGGCGGGCAATTCAGTCTAAACTGATTCATTTAAGAAAAATGTCAGAAAATGGCGCTGAAAAGGGTGATAGCTTGGAAGACTTTAACACAGTTCAGACTTTTGTTTGATTAAGACTTTGACGTTGTTGAAAACTGAGTCTAAACACATTGACTCCTTTCAAATCCGATACGGTTTTGAAGTCTGGCGGATTTTTCGTCACTTCTAACAGTTTAACCACACTACATCCTGGCCCGAAATCTTTCTCGACGACATCGACAGGAacacaaaatggcggtcctTTGTCTAAATCTCGATCTGGCATTTCAAGGAGGTAACCAATCCCAGGATGAACAAGCGTTTTAATGACCCTGGTATATCGTTCCCGATCTTCTGGCAACATGGCGTCATATGCGCCTCGATCCCATATTCCACTAAACCCGGATTCAATATCGGCggagaataaaaacaaatcacaacagtaaattttgattttgtgatCATTTGATTGAAAAAGTTTTCCTTTCACAGAGGGGACATCCTTGGTGGTGTATTCAATGTTATGTTCCGTGAAAAAATCCTTCACTGCTATTTCTGATGCTTCCACTCCGACAACGTCGTTCCCGAGGTCTGCTAGAAATTTTATATCGAGAGTCTTCCCGCAGAGTGGTACGAAGATTTTGCTGTTCGCTTCCGGTGACGTCATCAGTATCTCCGCTTGCTGCTCTATGGCTTGGTGTACGAAGCTCAGTTGCCATGGTAAGTAGTTTCCTTCCCACATATCCAGCCAACCTTTCAATTCCTCGGAATCCATTTCAGGTACTTTCAGTATACTCtgacaaatacaaatacatgcAACTAATAAATAGTGTACacgttttattgtttttattattgtaacTTCCcattattaaagggacaattcagtctaagagattAAAACTTACACATATTTCgaaaacaaaccagttctaatggaaataagaTTCGTtgattttactgtgatatgtcagaaaaacCCACTGTAGTcaattgtatgtgaaatgttcaatcgccatttcacatagccttgtatgccgaaccctgacccttgcctatgtagtaaagaattttttgtctagaactactcaaatcgctcttacagttgtgttaacTTTATTAGATGTATTGTTcatgtctaaaaataatttcatcaactcctcagcggttatgtattgtatttgtttcacgtgtgtgactttgactcgggtaagggtacagcatacatattgtacctgcttaatcgtattgatcaacggttttcaatggtattaattaaaatacttaacaatattgtggaatttgtcacaattttttgtcatatgtttcataaggaatgtagaacaatacatttatatcacgttttgcttcgtggttatgtaacgaattagcctgactgaattgtctctttaacagCCAttgccatgtaaggacggcctcccatgcatgcatgagagatgcgtgttttgggagactgcggtgtgttcgtgtagtgtcttcttgtatagtggaactgttgcttTTTTAATAGCGGtgtatcactggagcatgccgaagaagacaccaagcaacacaccccacccggtcacattatactgacaacgggcgaaccagtcgtcctatttcctgaatgctgagcgctaagcagggacagaaactaccacttttatacaCTTAGATGTGTCTCCGCCATGggaaagaacccagagcctacgtcacaggggcgaacgctcaacaaAAGGTCAAAATTGAggcgatgtcaagggagacgttaggaagaacaaagtcagttaggaagaagagaaaagataaggtcctaaatttagttgccttttacgatcaaaTAGTGAACAAACAAAGGGACAAATGACGTACAACGCGATACATGAAAACTTTTATCTCACTTTCATTACAgttggtttgtttccgatatttacacaaattttaatgtacagtaCTCTTAGGCTGAATTTTCCCTTTAATGCAAATAATGTAGCCCTTTCGTACTACTACTAGTCATGTACTTATTTCTGCTCACGATAATCTGATGATagttacaataaaacaaacaattaaattcataattatatcagttttttttGGCAGTTGAAATTTAACCCAGCAAGTATATAGTGTGTTCTCAACTGTAATTCTCTATAAGTTTTTGCCAATCAAAAATATAACCtcgtcaaagggaggtaacccaCAGTGTGCGAATGGAACATCAAAACAGTGGTTATCTGATAGTGCCTTAATCACAGGTCATTATGTCTATATGACTCTAAATACACTTAGAGTAAATCTATATCTCTAGGCTCCCTATGACCAGAGTATATTCAAAGATCAAAGAAATAGGCACCAACAAACACAATTcctcacacaacacaagacgTACACTTCACTGGGTGTGTCATTGCATACAACGATCAAAGGCTATATTTGCTACATCTTTTGTAAAAAGGCAGTTTTTACTCAGCGTTCTGTTTACcttcaaattacataaatatagTATATTGTTTActatctattgttatatatgcacagatatttaaaaagaaaaacatgaCCTCACCCAGTATATGTGATTCACTTGTTCCGACCCCTATATCACGCGATGCCTAACCAAGCTCCAGAATTTGACCTTCTTCTTTCCGCTCCAGTTCTCCGGTGGAGCGTAATAAAAATGTCGTTAGTTAACCATAAAAACGAATAGCTACAATAAGTCGACCGCTACATCAACAGGCATTCAAACACTACCGTATACATCCTACGGGACTGTAGaagtatatgttttatataatatatactataaaacTCTTcaatatgtggatatgaaggataggggtATACGTTCGTATTCTACCctagggtcacaaaatgttgtaaaaaccGAGGCTTACCACATTTGAAAGagtgttttttctttcatacttcGACGTTTtaatgcaattttacaactgTCATTGACCACATTTCGGAATAAAAAAaacgcgactgcaagtcaattctccatacataaAAATACGTGACATTTTCAACACAAGTCCtattgtttgcatcttttatagtaaaagcTGCCTAGTTTACGAGgattaatgttaaaattttaattatgtgacgtcacgaggctgtATTGcttgggtagccatgcaatacagcctagggcgacatgagtgtattgcaaTAGACCTGCCAGTATTTTTCCATTAtacctgtaggtatgaaagatGTTACACACCAGATCCCTCATTTCTTCATAGAATGTCCCATCGATACAAGCCCTTTAAGAGAGAAGTCATTTACAGAGACATGAAAAGTAgtttcattttacaaaatagGATGGTGGTCATCGAGTGTAGATTAAACGTAACCAATCTTTTAATTAAAGGCTCACTAGTATTTACTTTGATATAACTTACGTGTCACATATTCAAGAGCTATAGAGGATATTAccatggtttgtttagtttttacgtcctattaacagccagggttatgtaaggacgtgccatgttgttggaggaaagccggagtacccagagaaaaaccaccggccagcggtcagtacctggtaactgacccacatgggattcgaacccgcatcccagaggtggagggtttgtggtaatatgtcggggtatcttaaccactcggccaccgcggccccattaCCATGGAACTATATTGCTGTATTAATTTTTACTCTACAAAATTACGTTCGCACATGAAGAAGTATCAACGGTTACAGAATaatttttaaaaccatgataTTAAGATAAAGTGAACTCTCAAGAAAGACAAAAATTCACGAGGCTTTAAATGATTCTGGGAAACAtatttaaagcgaatagtcgggcaaagtgactgtaaaatcggtaaaaatggtattaatatgtccggtataatttcttatgaattagaaaaataaaactttccgtcaaaatcgctgtacatgcgaagaaaataataatatctatgggaatcctaaaagtcctcccgaccggctatgagtgcagttcaaccttaaacgcatgcgcaacatccaccactctccgtagtaaacaaaacatggctaccgtagttttgaaccaaaaggtttccgccagaacaaccaactgactcacctaaaatgcgaaaggcaaggcaatggagcagcgacaatcccaacaaatgactcgggaaacattacgacgcatggagagtgttaatacaacttgttatagtgaagagaacagttcaaacgagcacgcggctccggaccgctactgtacgtacctaggcctataatccctattgagattcctcctctagactcttttatatccggacgtttgatagatgtctctcgtcggaatcccctactcgagccttctaaactttattctggaaaatcaagtcaggttgacctacctcttgtaagggtctattacagaaataatccaaCTGCAGTGGTTCCAATACTGGCACACAATCGCTAgtggagatatttttctctccatacgcacatatattatttagtgacacatataaaaaaacaaagaacCATCCCATATTGTAAACAATGTTATGTTCCATCGCTACtttgagcagccattttgaaagtcccTCTCTGTCATGTGACcgctatagtctgtttcaataGAATTCATTACCTGTATAACCTTATTCCATTCAGTGTTATAGGCATTATCTGAAACGCCCTTTAGTGGTCATGTGACAGCGAGGGGACTTTTCAAAATGGTCTGCTCATAAGTAGCGATCGAACAAGACATTGTTATGCAAAATGAGATGgttctttgttttcaaaacatgGACACTCATTAATATATGTGTGttttgagagaaaaatatctccacTATCGATCGTGTGCCAGTTTGGGAACCATCTTGCCGTTGagattatttctgtaatacGACCCTTTTACAAGGGGTATGGTCAAAACCATGGACTTGATTTTTCACCAGAATAAAGTAATATTAGAAGCTCGAGTAGGATTCCGACGAGCAAGACCCATCTATCAAACAACGTTCCgaaatataaaagagtctagaggaggaatctcataTAGGGATTACTAGGCCatactacccggtactccctggcTCTCAGCTTGATAGTGAGTGACGTCTTCGTAATTTTGATCCATTATCGTAAACTAGTCCCTAGCACagctattttttcataaatgaagtggtcacatatggtcacatggtttcatacctgttccccaatcgcgtaaaacgtaaccttggggtaaatagcggttctttcgtggggcctctttaggggtaatgaatgccctgtatatttataaaatgtaccgttgtaatgcatgtacagttagaatgtaaccgctagtgcattatcaagctaagatttgtttcaattatctataatattatgctaccggtcaattcatacagttctgatgtatatatttatagattttttaatttgtaaatttttgttctgtacatgttctggtagtgttatacacatacattgtatataggatttacattgtaggttaattggtaaaattgtattgtatatgttctgatataaacatatacatatgtacatgtaggttttagcttgttctttagatatatttggaggacacatacagtattatttctggtcataataataaatagtgtttgtatatttattacaactgtacctggttcatgtgtatatgacaaactttacagagttgaaatgtactgcagccatgtatcattataattattctgaattttttgttggaactatagataatgaattttgtatctttttttaaacaatatttgattctatcaaatgcatcagtgtgacacattcacaacttataaaatgttttctctaaaataaaaaaaacactgtagaatgaacctacatttattttcatttatatatatttgaaattgatcatttcaatttttgtcatattcaacagatataaaaaattgttggttcttttttttcaggcaccatgcatgcatagtgacatgaatatagaaagttcatcccttggacctgtatacaagatgtatgtatacatatacatacaattagcatcatatatGAAGACTGAAAgtagtaaacttttccaatatggacctagaagatcatgaacagaacatataaacagtattcaatttattaaatgttcctttcaactgtaatcattaaataaaattatgatgcaatactttttcattgtttaactttgtagaaatatttgtttatattagtcctctagatccagtgattataattcttgcatccatatgccggcccatttgtttgtcagggcttgtgagatagcttttcaattacttttaaaatataaggattttttttttacatatagcaatataagtataccattgtcttaggatttctaaattctactttacaagagagtagactcaacatataaataaaaaccataaaactaacaagttatctgaaatgttaaaaatctttttgtctgaaccaaatttcacatttattgtctatgtgtaacttgtacatagaccatttatgtattaatactgtagtaacagtgattacaaacacatagactaaaaatgtagtatgtagtactatgtacatctgtctttgatttgagttctaaacaaaaaaaaagtggtacctattggaagttgtgacttgggcggagggtgaaatacagaagaaatagctacacatggaaaaaaaaaagatctacagtaccatatggattcaaagttgctccaaaaatcaatgagactaaataaccaaaaaaaagccgtgtaaaccccaaatatgcaaatgaccagatcaatgataaagcacccttccacttccagttatctgtagctatttcttctatattatcaacccccactcaagttacaacctATTCCCatcctcatgattcttctgtcttttagcccccccccccccccccccacccccacccccaacacacacatacctgattgattgtcatgttattttcaggttcctattcaggtattattcctaaaaaccaaaaagggtatacacactgtgtactctcaaaggaggggaacccacttcattcaaaaatggaatttacaatttcatcttaattttgaaattttcaatttaattattaattactggactattaaaacagtatagaaccccctcggctacagacaaagtactgtggtacacatttctcttaattaattactttttcttcaactcaatcatcttttttctccagagcacaaaaaagaacaggaaacaacagaaaaggaaagtaacatacatgtaggcctatatgttttctggaaatatatatgatgtgttaattctcacagcataggcctacatgaatgtgaagaattaaatattatcaatgtttgagagaatttcctagttgtaattctatagcagctacatggaatgtacgtttacatatatatacattgtacgatacatatacacatacatcataaaagtttctttccttccagctggacattcatgtcatctctctccagaactcaaattttgttttacaaaaaaaaaaaaaaaaaaaaaaaaaaccagagacatagataatttaattaaatctctgcaaaaaaaactacacgaataatttgaaacacatatattgtacttgtaaaatatctatgtatgagctaatttattttcacatctttgacagctacatgcatggacgttctatggaacgttttcgtgtggttttaaatgggaaattaatgtgacgattatttgtatttaaccttcatgattcagTTCattgtaaaatacgacgaatgcacgatgctgcaataattgccccctTGCCggggggccccatctctgcatcggccgaatattttgTGTCGattttccatgtacaagatgcttttatcgaaaacaTGATTACaaaaagcattgtcattaatgtaagaatacttcatttgcatcaaatgtatcatctcaaaacaaacaatttgcataccgcatttagtggtttatcacacgaaacgaaaccgacacgactgagaaacacatgtccatgttgacatttccacgcagcctcgttttctaaagagtttggcgaatttatatttagtaactgtgctaaatttacatgtTTTACGCGGCTTCACCCAAAATTTCACATGGTCaaaaaactggacaccgtagcAGAACTTGACACATCATTATGGTATTACagatgacttttggaaggcccaaagaaacgcatttagactggtttcctttgcccgaatattcactttaacttcgaaaaaaagtgataaaaaaaaaaaaccattatatACCATATAAACATTACCATCAGGAAAGTCCTTAGATTCACCACAGGACCGCTAAGACCCACTGGACTCTTGTTTAAGAAATGAAGCAATTAACATAATATTAGTTTCATAGTCAggtttactgaccccctataaaggcatagagggtcagtaagatggGCGAGGGCGTTAGCCCGAAGCCGCCTATTGTTCTTACTGACCCTTCTATTGCCTTTTATTAGGGGATTCAGCGGAAACTGAACTATATAACGatatttatcgcatcgaggaccatttaaTTGTTTTGATTAATTCAATTGTTTCCTATTTTTTGGTTTCAAGGAATcttgaaatcaaacttaaagtTGTAGGTCTATCACTTTTCGCTTCTTTTTGTCATtagttaaaaaaatgtataagtGCTATACTCACATTTCTCCGTCTTTCCGAGGGTTtaaacttctaattttacactTATTATTATAGAGTTGCAGCAATTTGGAgtatttaaaataacaaatgttaaaaaaatattgtttctaACGGTACAACGTAAAAAAATATAGGGACATCGAAAAAGTTTACCGAATTCATTATTTCCGTAATCTTCAGAACATAGTCGCGACAATCTCGTTGTATTACAGAGTTGTGGAACAAGGAGAAATGGTCTACATTTTTCGTTTAATCATAAATATACACGGTGGTCGTTCACTCAGGCAGTACTTTGGATGTTACAAAAGGAAATTAATGCTAAAATATCCAATTTCGATTTTGGATaccacacaatattgaatttacTCGGCAGAAGTGTGATATTGagatgttttcaaatttttcgCTCACTGTCTGACATAATACAGCACACGAgaattttttgttcttttttagcCAGAAGGGAAAACGTAGGACATACACAAATGTGGGATGACTCACGCTTGTTACACTGATTTCTACCACGGGCAGGGTCCATGTTTACGCCAGTAACTTGAAACGAATAGGATTTCCGACAAAACAAATCGAAGGTACTGTATATTGCGTGAGGGAATAGAGgggtgttttttttcaataccaGGAATATTTTTTTACCCTAgttttcggctctcttataggccggacatatgcttttggggagctaaatcatcaaagTTACATTGTCCATgttcaatatatcaaatgttaaaacgacattATCGTTTACAagtgaaaattaccagaaatacaactttaaatcaTATCTGGCGCGAATGATAACAAATAATCGcccatattttaaaataattggcctatggctacatatttatctatgtatttctttcaagaattttcaaatatacaggtaataagGAACATGGCTGGAATAATAATGGAatatattcataaatcaacaataatttcgacattTCCCTATGTGCACAGTAGGCCTAACTTCAATACACCAGGACCGTCTGTATATTGAAAAAAGCATCACATAACAAGAGTGACAACAACTTTATCAatctaacattttaagcacaatATCCCTTGATCATCTATCATTCTAGGCAAgagatattttattatataatatatgaatgtCTATGCTGACGATATTTTCTAAAGATGATTATGGCGAATAATTCTGATTGTAGAGTGAAGATGGAACTGTAGGTTACGTATAAAACTCCATTCTGGTTATAAGTCAATTCCAATTCACAATTAAactttattttgcattttttctttAACATACTAAATTACAATGTTCGATAGCATATTACAAAGATACATCAGTTACATGTATTAGAGcacattaaacattaaacaagGGGCATCTAACTTTTTGCATTTCAGACAATTGGACCGCTTTCCTCAGTTTTCAGAACGGAACTTTTTATATGAAGGAAGCCCAATATACTGCAGAAGTTTGTGGTTCAATAGGACGACAAATTAACTTTATTACACTGTCCAAAGTATTgtgaaaataagaaattaattttgtattgagataagaacactttgtcttTCTGATGGAATTTTACTTGAACAATGGAGGATGAAGTTGGAGCTTAATGCATTCACAAATAGTGCAAAATTTTGCTAGAACCGGTTGCCAGGCGAGGTTATCCCTTTTTTTCCTTACCCTGCTTCCTATTTCTAGGGGTTTGTGATTTGCTGATCCGAGAGTTTTGTTTTCAACAATTTTCGATTAATTCACACAATATTTTGCTAAAGAGAGATATAATAATTCActcttatattttattttaagtttacTTATAGTGGGAATTTGCATATAATTACTACAATCTATATAGCTGATATTTTTGCTTGACGTAAAATAAATTCAACAATTTCATggcacatgtatataattattaattaacgGACTTTTTTAATTCTGACCGTTTTAAGCACCTTCCATCCAATCAATGTCCCCTTTGTATTGTCATAATGTTGATGTTATTTTCCGTTGGATCAATACTTGCATAAGTATTGAATACCAAGTAGATGGATTCCacttttcatgaaaattttggAACTGACCTTACAATCCTCTTtttacatgatatattaaatgtcatattgttatagTCTAGGCCAAATAAACACAATGCTTGATTTTTAATGAACAAAACTGTCCTAGTGTATATTGGTCTAAATATCAGCCCTGGACCTGCCAGCATTTTACTGCATATTTGCTCCACCCAAAGGCcacattttgcaataatttttaatatttatttgttccAAATGGggttattttattatatttataggAAAAAATTTGTCAAATGTTGGGAAATTATGTCAACTTGCCGCTTTTTTACTTGGCATTGGCAATTTAACTGCCAAAATGTCAGCAATACCTTATTTCAGAGGATTATATGTTAAGATTGGTCTGACTAAAGAATATACAACTTGTTTTCCAGAGCCAATATGGGGCATATCATgcgtatttttattttaattattgctTAATTGAAAACAAGACTTTTACTATTTTTACACTATGGTTCCTTAGCAGCTAGTCATGAATTTATACCGTTGTTAAACATAAAGTTGTAACCTAAATATTTTCATACTCAGAGACTTGTTCAATTTCCtgattttttaaacataaacgGTTTCACCATTATGTTTGGGTTTTTATTATTCTCTGTCTAGTTTTGGAAAATCatcgtttttttgtttttttagcaTTTTATTGAAAGCTGCCATTTTTTCACAGTAGTTTTCCAAATTCAATTAATGATTGCTGCAGTACCCTCGGGATTTTctgataaaatcaatattttcatcCGCAAATGACAAAAACTACCTACTGCTAAATCCCCTAATTGTAGTGGATTATTATTTAGAATGACTGGTAAATCATTGATGTACATGTTGAAAGCGGTATAGGACTTAAAAAACTATCTCCTTGTTTACCCCCCgaataatgttaaaatattctgTCGGTGGaatgtttaataattttttattgaGGATTGCGTTTTTCCATACATGTCActaaacaattttgaaaatattttttccgACACCATGTCTGTGCAAGCTTAAATAATAATCCATTTCTCCATACACTATCAAAGGCTTTATTGAAGTCCACAAAACATGCGTAGATTTTTCTCTTAGACTGTGAGTATTTAGTTAACAATGTTTCTTAGTGAACGAACATAAGCATCCAGTTGTTCAACTATTTTTTTTGAAACCCAAATTGATTATGGGCATATTATATTATGCATAAACATGGGAATCctttttgttaataattgaattgaattaaCTTATTGCCCTATACTTAACCTTTGGAGAGGAGATTGCCTCTGTTATGTCGTTCGTAGACCATGCAATAACCCAAGATTGAACTAAACGGTAATTAGAAAGGTATTTAGTTCCCAAAACTTCGGAATAACATGGGCCAACGACTAAAAATAgcattaaaattattttgctaAATAGGAGGCATTCATGGATATTTTATGGATTATTTGACTTAATGTTCCTATCTTAATTGAATCTCAGGAACCCATCGTATGTTTTATGTCTTTTAATAGCATAATTTATgctcttttatattttttttggtaATGGCAAATCTGTGAATATCATTATGTTGCAACTGGGATTTTTAGTTGGTTTCAAGTTGCAATTCAATATTCCCTCTTAAATTTAGTATCTGGGTACAAGTTTTGAATTCCCAAGTTTTTTGAAATGTGCAATAAACTCTTGCCAATTAGGGGGGTCTTCACAGTTATGCCATTGCTTTTGGCTTAAGAGTTTTAAGCACTTGCCACAATTGTTTAGAATCTTTTATTTGATATACTATTTATCTTGCCCagtattgtttgtttgaaagctctc
This genomic window from Argopecten irradians isolate NY chromosome 11, Ai_NY, whole genome shotgun sequence contains:
- the LOC138335336 gene encoding probable thiopurine S-methyltransferase — protein: MDSEELKGWLDMWEGNYLPWQLSFVHQAIEQQAEILMTSPEANSKIFVPLCGKTLDIKFLADLGNDVVGVEASEIAVKDFFTEHNIEYTTKDVPSVKGKLFQSNDHKIKIYCCDLFLFSADIESGFSGIWDRGAYDAMLPEDRERYTRVIKTLVHPGIGYLLEMPDRDLDKGPPFCVPVDVVEKDFGPGCSVVKLLEVTKNPPDFKTVSDLKGVNVFRLSFQQRQSLNQTKV